In the genome of Flavobacteriaceae bacterium YJPT1-3, the window TCAACCAGAATAATAAGACTGAAAATCCAAATCCCTTTCTATCTTATTTTTCGGGAGAAATTAATTTAGCTACACCTGCTATCCTTTGGAAACGATCTACGATTGGTGATGTGCGATTTAATCCGTGCTTAAAGAAAAGTCAAGAATTGGATTTTCACTTTCAGGTATTTAAATCAAATCCTAAAATAAGCATGCTTTTTGTGAATCAAATCGGTTTTCTTGTTCGTAAACATGAAGATTCTATTGTTGGTAACTATTTCGGTGGAAATTTCAAATCTCTACTTTCGGAACTATATGTCAGAAATCAACTATTTGACTATTTCCAAAAGCATGATTGCAACTCTTGTTCCACCTATAATCAGAAGGCTTTAAAATCGTGTTTGTTTACGCTTATGACTACTAGTCATTTTTTTCGATTTCTATGGATCCTATCAACTCTCTATGTTGATGGCCGAAAATATTTTGATTTTCCATTGATTGTGTACAAAATGGTAAAAGTACTTTCCAAAAGAGACTATAGATTTAATCAACGTCTAAAGTTACTCTCTGAACGAAAAGTGGAGGTGAATTTTAAGCTATGCTAGCCATTGTAATTCCTTATTACAAACCTAATTTTTTTGAAGACTGTTTGAAGTCTTTGGCCTCTCAGTCCTGCAAAGAATTTAAGGTTTATATTGGAGATGACAACTCACCTAATGATCCTAAGCCGGTGATCAATAAGTATAGGGAAGTCTTAGATATTCATTACCGTCGATATCAAGATAATTTGGGTGAACAAGATTTGGTACGGCATTGGTCGAGATGTATTGAGCTGATTGGGTCGGAGCAATGGATAATGGTCCTCTGTGATGATGATGTTCTTGATTATAATGTAGTAGAGTCATTCTACGATCATGTGAAACGCATTGATGCTATGAATATTAATGTGGTGCGCTTTGCATCTCAGGAAATAAATCACAAAGGTGAGATTATCTCAAAAAGATTTGTTCATGAAGAGATTCTAGCATATAGCGATGTTTTTTTCAATCGCTTTTTTAACCACTTCAGAAGCTCACTTTCAGAACACATTTTTAGGAAGTCTATTTATGAAAAAAAAGGATTTAGGAATATCCAAATGGCTTGGTATGCTGACGACCTAGCCTGGTTAGAGTTCAGTTGTTTTGGCTGTATTTATTCGATCAATGAAGCTTCGGTTTACTTCCGATATTCAGACTTTAATATATCCAGAAATTCATATAAAAGAGATACAAAGTATTTACTTCGACATAATTTTTTTGATATTGTGGTTAGTGAATTTCTATTTCGGTTCAAACCCGAGCATCAGAAACGGATTTTGGCTGAGTTTGAAAAAATGACTTATCATCTAAATAAAGCTGATTTTCAATTTTGGAAGATTAATATATTGAGGATGATACGGGTTTTCAGTCTATGGGAGGGACTAAAATTTACCAGGAGGGTTTATTTAAATCGTCGCAAATGATCATGAATCCTTTCGTAAGCATAATCATACCTAATTTCAACAGAGCACATCTGATTACCGAAACATTGACAAGTATCCAAATGCAGGATTATAAAGATTGGGAGTGCATCATAATTGATGATCATTCGACTGATAATTCTATGGAGGTTATTTCGAATTTTATCAAATCGGATTCTAGGTTTATCCTAAAGTCCAGACCAAGGAGCAAGAAAAAAGGAGCCAACAGTTGCAGAAATTACGGTTTCGATTTGTCAAAAGGTAAATTAATCCAATGGTTTGATAGTGATGATCTCATGGAACATAATCATTTAAAGGTTTTGGTTCATTCTCTTACGAATGGTGACTATGATTTTACGGTGGGCGACACTATCAATTTCAGTGAGGAGCGCGGTCTGATGGATCGTCCGTACGAATTCGACCGGTCTAATTCCGAAATCTCGGCAGATAAATTTGTTAAGCAGGAAATTGGTTGGATTACAGACGATTTTATTGGGCGGAGGGAGCTTTTAAAGCAATTGAAGTTTAATGAAAACTACAGCACAGATGGAGATGAGTATAACTTCTTTTCGCGTTTGCTGCACATAAACACCAATGGAAAGTTTGTAAATGAGATTCTCACAAAAAGAAGAGTTCATGATGATTCTTTGACTCAAGGCTTCAACTCCAACTCTCCCGAGTTTCAAAGAAAAATCGCTTTCATCAAATACTCCACTTTCTTAGATATTGAATCATTTGGAAATAAATCCCTCTTACGGTGGCTGTTGTCAGGATATATGCAATATGCCTTCAGGATTGGGCTATCAAGAAAAAGAGTGCCATTCTTTCCACAATCTGTAATTGGTGTTATCAAATACTTTGGTGTGATTGAAGGATTCTCTTTTTTTATATCTATACTATGCGCGTACATGTTCAAAAAGGGTTATCTATTTTTAAGATTTGCTAAAAAAGGATTATGACTATCCCTGAAGTATCCATAGTAATTCCTTGTTTCAATGACTCGGAGTTTATTTTAAACACTCTACGATCTGCGAGAGCTATGAACATAAATCATGCAGAAATAATAATTGTTGACGATGGTTCAGATAAAAAAACAAAACTCTTAATCGAATCTCTCCATGACTATTGGGATACATTAATATCCCAAGAAAATAAAGGTCAAAGCGCAGCCCGTAATGTTGGTATTGCTAAAGCGAAAAGCGACATTATACTCACTCTTGACAGCGATGATTATTTCGAGCCTCAATTCGTTCGGGAAGCTTTAGATCGACTAGCGATCAAAGATTGTAAGTTGGTCACGTCTTATGCTAATCTTGTTAAGGATGAAAAAATAGTCAATGTACACAAACCAAAGGGGGGTAGTCTTACTGATTTCTTATTCCAGAATGGGGCTCATGGAAGCGCGATGTTCAGAAAAAAGGAATGGAAAGAAGCTGGGGGCTATGACGAGAATATGAGAGACGGCTGGGAGGATTGGGAATTCTACATACGACTTTTAAAAAGTGGTGGGTATTGCTCCGTTATTCCCGACGTTCTCTTCAACTATAGAATCCGTCAGGATTCAACTACATCCCGTGCGAACAGGAATAGAAAAAAGTTGTGGTCGTATATCCTGAAAAAACATAAAGATATTTACGTACAACATTATGACGAACTGGTTGACTTTTTTTTAAATCGAATGGATAGCGAAGCTAAGGGGAGGGAAAAAGTCTATGAAACGCTTGATTATAAGATAGGCAGGGCCGCGCTCTTCGTCCCCCGAAAAATTAAAGCGTTGTGGAAAGACTAAAATATATTAGTGGCCTGAATGGAGTACGCGCCTTTGCAGTAATTTTTGTTATCATAGCGCATCGCTTTCCTCAGGATCACCAAGTTCAAGTACTCCCATTAGGCAGTATGGGAGTTGACATTTTTTTCGTACTTAGTGGTTTCTTGATTACCAGAATTCTATTTTTTTATGGAATGAAGTCTGATTCTCTCAACTGGGCAATATTAAGAGCATTTTACTGGCGAAGAATATTGAGAATTTTCCCAATCTACTATTTGACCATGCTTTTTCTTTATTTAACTAAGTCAGTAATTGGAAACAACTTCGAGGAAAATATCTGGTGGTATCTGACTTATACCTCTAATTTCTTGATATACTATAACGAAAAGTGGTTTGGTGCATTGGCGCACTTATGGTCGTTAGCGGTCGAGGAGCAATATTATCTTTTTTGGCCTTTTCTTGTCTTATTTATTGGAAGAATGAGATGGCTTTTATTGATACTTATTTTAATCATTCTTGGAACTGGTTATTCTTATCTTTTTAATGAGTTCTCTAAAGTATTAACGGTGAATTGCCTGAATACATTTGGACTTGGAGGATTGTTGGCATATGTCGAGATTCAACGGCCAAGGTGGAGTACGATTTTTTTCAAAATACTGCCTTTTTTAGCCGCCTTTGCTCTAATAGGTTTTCTTAATAATTATTTCAACGAAACTTGGAATAAATTTCCAGTTCGATTTGTTACCAGTGTAATTGCTGTTTATATAATAAGCGTTTGTTTGACGAAGCCTAAATCCATCCTTGTTGGCTTATTGGAAAATAGGGTATTGTATTTTCTCGGTTTGATAAGTTATGGTATCTATCTTTACCATAATCTGGTACCCAGATATTGGAGATATACTCTCATGAAATTTAATATTGATGCACCATCGGTGCGATATGAATTTAATTACACTGAATTCGTAATTCAAACCTTATTTATAGTTTTCATTAGCTACTTATCATGGATAATAATCGAGAAACCAATATTGAGGCTTAAAAGTAAGTATCAGTACTCAACAAAGTAAAGAATGGGTAAGGGAAACGTCCTAATATTACTGGCTACCTTTAATAGAGCTCATCTTATTGTGGAAACCCTGCGTTCGATCCAAAATCAGACTTATGCTGATTTTCAATGTCTAATTACGGATGACAGATCAACAGATAATACCAAAGAAATTGTTGAGCGTTTTTGTAAGACAGACGAAAGATTTAAATATCGTTTAAAACCAAAATCGTATCCTAGTGGCCTATCAGCGACCCGGAATTTCGGACTTGATCTGGCTCAGGAATTGAATGCTGATTTTATTCAATTATTTGATGATGATGACATCATGCATCCTTTGAAATTGGAATTACAATTGATGCCACTATTGCAAAAAGACGAGCTCGATATGACCCTTTGTGCTTACCGTAAATTCAAGGATAAGGAAATTATTCAATTTGACCTCGATAAAGCAAATGATAACAGTTGTAATGTCAGGACGAATGACCTCTTAAAGTCATTCTATCTTAACAAGCTGAGTTTAAATTCTTGTGGGCCCATTTGGAGATTTAAAACAATAAGAAAATACAGATTCCATGAAGATTTGTTTTACGACGAGGAACGTAATTTCTATCTGCGTATATTAGTCCATGAGAAAATACAGTACAAACCTGTAGACGAAATCTTGTTTTGGTATAGAAAGCATCCGCTGGGGATTACTAGTAATCTTTATGGTGATAAGGGAAATCAAATAAAGAAAGAATCTCTTCGACTCTCACATTTGCATTTCTTTCGAGAGGTATTGTCCTTGAGAAATCCACCATTCTATCTTTTGAAGTCATTTTCCAAAAAAGCAATGAGAAATAATGATGTTGAGCAAATTCAACTACTAAAAGAACATCTTTTAAAAACTTTATGGGCTTACGACCTACGAAAATGGATTCTTTTGCTGTTAATTTCAGGATATAGAATAATCATATATAAATAGGATGGTCAAAGTTTTACATTTTACACCGGTGAGAAAAACACCTGAGATTCTTAAAATGCATTTGAAAAGTCTTGCGAAATTAGACCAGAATGGCGACATAACGATAACTTTTTCCTTCTATGACGATAATAAAGACCCCAATAGCTCAGAAATTTTGAAAAGTTATGTTGAGCATGGAGAGAATCGTTTTCTTCATTCATTTAATTTAGATTTTTTGGACGATTATCATGGCAAGGAAAGATGGGAAATCGCATTGTATAAGCGCATAACTAAGATAAAAGATGCCGTTATAAAGTATTTCTTAGAATCAGAATTTGACTATCTATTTCTTACAGATGCAGACTTGGTCCTTCATCCGGAAACTATAAGCATTCTACTTGAGCA includes:
- a CDS encoding glycosyltransferase, translated to MTIPEVSIVIPCFNDSEFILNTLRSARAMNINHAEIIIVDDGSDKKTKLLIESLHDYWDTLISQENKGQSAARNVGIAKAKSDIILTLDSDDYFEPQFVREALDRLAIKDCKLVTSYANLVKDEKIVNVHKPKGGSLTDFLFQNGAHGSAMFRKKEWKEAGGYDENMRDGWEDWEFYIRLLKSGGYCSVIPDVLFNYRIRQDSTTSRANRNRKKLWSYILKKHKDIYVQHYDELVDFFLNRMDSEAKGREKVYETLDYKIGRAALFVPRKIKALWKD
- a CDS encoding glycosyltransferase family 2 protein, producing MLAIVIPYYKPNFFEDCLKSLASQSCKEFKVYIGDDNSPNDPKPVINKYREVLDIHYRRYQDNLGEQDLVRHWSRCIELIGSEQWIMVLCDDDVLDYNVVESFYDHVKRIDAMNINVVRFASQEINHKGEIISKRFVHEEILAYSDVFFNRFFNHFRSSLSEHIFRKSIYEKKGFRNIQMAWYADDLAWLEFSCFGCIYSINEASVYFRYSDFNISRNSYKRDTKYLLRHNFFDIVVSEFLFRFKPEHQKRILAEFEKMTYHLNKADFQFWKINILRMIRVFSLWEGLKFTRRVYLNRRK
- a CDS encoding glycosyltransferase, whose amino-acid sequence is METLRSIQNQTYADFQCLITDDRSTDNTKEIVERFCKTDERFKYRLKPKSYPSGLSATRNFGLDLAQELNADFIQLFDDDDIMHPLKLELQLMPLLQKDELDMTLCAYRKFKDKEIIQFDLDKANDNSCNVRTNDLLKSFYLNKLSLNSCGPIWRFKTIRKYRFHEDLFYDEERNFYLRILVHEKIQYKPVDEILFWYRKHPLGITSNLYGDKGNQIKKESLRLSHLHFFREVLSLRNPPFYLLKSFSKKAMRNNDVEQIQLLKEHLLKTLWAYDLRKWILLLLISGYRIIIYK
- a CDS encoding glycosyltransferase family 2 protein — its product is MIMNPFVSIIIPNFNRAHLITETLTSIQMQDYKDWECIIIDDHSTDNSMEVISNFIKSDSRFILKSRPRSKKKGANSCRNYGFDLSKGKLIQWFDSDDLMEHNHLKVLVHSLTNGDYDFTVGDTINFSEERGLMDRPYEFDRSNSEISADKFVKQEIGWITDDFIGRRELLKQLKFNENYSTDGDEYNFFSRLLHINTNGKFVNEILTKRRVHDDSLTQGFNSNSPEFQRKIAFIKYSTFLDIESFGNKSLLRWLLSGYMQYAFRIGLSRKRVPFFPQSVIGVIKYFGVIEGFSFFISILCAYMFKKGYLFLRFAKKGL
- a CDS encoding glycosyltransferase family 2 protein, which translates into the protein MISLGLISIIIPVFNRAKYLKECLESVLCQDYVHWECIIVDDGSTDRSIEIINTYISKDSRFQLYCRSSDYKKGANSCRNIGLECSNGEYVYFFDSDDIMLADALRNAINSLVQSKSSDLAFFNYQVFFRHKSNIIINQNNKTENPNPFLSYFSGEINLATPAILWKRSTIGDVRFNPCLKKSQELDFHFQVFKSNPKISMLFVNQIGFLVRKHEDSIVGNYFGGNFKSLLSELYVRNQLFDYFQKHDCNSCSTYNQKALKSCLFTLMTTSHFFRFLWILSTLYVDGRKYFDFPLIVYKMVKVLSKRDYRFNQRLKLLSERKVEVNFKLC